A DNA window from Providencia huaxiensis contains the following coding sequences:
- a CDS encoding DUF1804 family protein gives MAYPQETRDKLRRAYIFSQLSLEVAASQIGVAFVTARRWKKEAQDKNDDWDKMRAAHMLAGGGVEDAGRAVLMSLVVQCQAVTEQINTNPDIPAEKRVELLASLADAFNKATSASKKILPETDKLATAIDVIQRFGQFISDKYPQHNVVFVEILEAFAEELERAYG, from the coding sequence ATGGCGTATCCGCAAGAGACACGCGATAAGTTACGTCGAGCCTATATCTTTAGTCAGTTATCCCTTGAGGTGGCGGCGAGTCAAATTGGCGTGGCCTTTGTGACAGCACGGCGCTGGAAGAAGGAAGCCCAAGATAAAAATGACGATTGGGACAAAATGCGTGCCGCGCACATGTTAGCAGGTGGTGGTGTCGAAGATGCAGGCCGTGCGGTATTGATGAGCCTTGTTGTGCAGTGTCAAGCCGTGACAGAGCAAATCAATACAAACCCTGATATTCCTGCCGAGAAGCGTGTTGAGCTGTTAGCAAGCCTTGCGGATGCCTTTAATAAAGCCACGTCCGCCAGTAAAAAAATACTGCCTGAAACGGATAAATTGGCCACGGCCATCGATGTGATCCAACGGTTCGGGCAGTTTATCAGTGATAAGTACCCACAACACAACGTGGTGTTTGTGGAAATTTTAGAAGCCTTTGCCGAAGAATTGGAGCGTGCATATGGATGA
- the terL gene encoding phage terminase large subunit, which yields MAKKVSLKAFKASLQNYITELRQTIEAECLGFDADPESAETRRAQVADVESGYSFFVETYFPHYVRHHSRSQLHDYLFSRLPAIVASSDAESDAIAAPRGEAKSTLVSQLFTLWCIIRELKKYPVIIMDSIDQAYPMLEAIKAELEYNPRLKNDYPDICGQGRTWQMGTIVTRNNIKVTVAGSGKKLRGLRHGPYRPDLVVLDDIENDEMVRNPEQREKLHNWLKKTVMPLGEAGGKTDIVYIGTILHYDSVLSRTLNNAMWRTARFKAILQMPANMKLWDEWETLIHNKQIEEAERFYHENEPLMLEGSIVSWAARPLLTLMKIRARDGHDTFDSEYQNDPVSGEDAIFASCITFWSNHLSDWIFYGACDPSLGKQNKTRDPSALLVGGFNRMTGILDVVEADIKRRLPDRIISDVIDYQREYGCLTWAFESIAFQEFLRTELVKRSAMLGIPVPAIPVIPNSDKALRIESLQPHMVNGLIRLHATQHTLIDQLRHFPKADHDDGPDALHMLWSLAVSRAGNTDIQTRPRRPEGRRFGSGAW from the coding sequence ATGGCAAAAAAGGTTTCCTTAAAAGCGTTTAAAGCCTCACTCCAGAACTACATCACCGAACTGCGCCAAACCATTGAGGCGGAATGCTTAGGTTTTGATGCTGACCCCGAGTCGGCTGAGACTCGACGAGCACAAGTGGCGGATGTCGAGAGCGGCTACAGCTTCTTTGTGGAAACCTATTTCCCGCATTATGTGCGCCACCACTCTCGCAGCCAGTTGCATGATTATCTTTTTAGTCGTTTACCTGCGATTGTGGCCAGTTCAGATGCCGAAAGTGACGCCATCGCCGCACCGCGTGGTGAGGCTAAATCAACGCTGGTGAGTCAACTCTTCACGCTGTGGTGCATTATTCGTGAGTTGAAAAAATACCCTGTCATCATTATGGACAGTATTGACCAAGCGTATCCCATGCTCGAAGCCATTAAAGCCGAACTGGAATATAACCCACGACTGAAAAATGATTACCCTGATATTTGCGGTCAAGGGCGTACCTGGCAGATGGGGACTATCGTCACACGCAATAATATCAAAGTGACCGTTGCGGGTAGCGGTAAAAAACTGCGGGGGTTGCGACATGGTCCATATCGCCCTGACTTAGTGGTGCTTGATGATATCGAAAATGATGAGATGGTGCGTAACCCTGAGCAGCGCGAGAAGCTGCATAACTGGTTAAAAAAGACGGTGATGCCACTCGGTGAAGCAGGCGGAAAAACCGACATTGTTTACATCGGGACTATCTTGCACTATGACTCGGTACTCTCTCGCACACTCAATAATGCCATGTGGCGGACGGCACGGTTTAAAGCCATTCTCCAGATGCCTGCCAATATGAAGTTGTGGGATGAATGGGAAACCTTGATCCACAATAAACAAATTGAGGAGGCCGAGCGCTTCTACCATGAGAATGAACCTTTAATGTTAGAAGGTTCGATAGTCTCTTGGGCGGCACGTCCACTGTTAACCCTCATGAAAATTCGTGCGCGTGATGGTCATGATACGTTTGACTCCGAATACCAGAATGACCCCGTGAGCGGTGAAGATGCGATTTTTGCCAGTTGCATTACCTTTTGGTCTAACCATCTCTCCGATTGGATTTTTTACGGTGCGTGTGACCCAAGCCTGGGTAAGCAGAATAAAACCCGTGACCCGTCGGCCTTGCTCGTGGGCGGATTCAACCGCATGACAGGTATCCTTGATGTGGTTGAGGCAGATATCAAACGCCGTTTACCTGACCGTATTATCTCCGATGTGATTGACTATCAGCGCGAATATGGCTGTTTAACGTGGGCGTTTGAGTCCATCGCTTTCCAAGAGTTTTTACGTACCGAATTAGTGAAGCGTTCTGCGATGTTAGGGATACCCGTTCCTGCTATCCCTGTCATTCCAAACAGTGATAAAGCCCTGCGCATTGAGTCCTTACAACCTCATATGGTCAATGGACTTATTCGTTTACATGCGACACAACACACGCTAATTGACCAACTGCGCCACTTTCCCAAGGCTGACCATGATGATGGCCCTGATGCCTTGCATATGCTTTGGTCATTGGCGGTTTCTCGTGCAGGTAACACCGATATTCAAACTCGCCCCCGCCGACCGGAAGGTCGACGCTTTGGGTCGGGTGCTTGGTAG
- a CDS encoding DUF935 domain-containing protein, whose protein sequence is MSKIVDIHGNPLQREVLKTSQTVKLARMNRIYPDHPSRGLTIRKLPRILQAAERGDLSAQACLFGDMVERDGHIFAEMEKRKNALLTLDWSIEPPKNATKAELDMTANVQAWFDAMPEIEDIILNGMEAVGHGFSCQELEWDRLDNTWLPKALHLRPHYWFRTLPEQRDEIRLNTDEMNGSELWPFGWLVHRHNARSGFIATSGLFRVLVWPYLFKNFSLRDFAEFLEIYGLPARIAKYPAGTSDEDKDKLLDALVNLGHDAVATVQQGTEINFESAAGGGSDPFMEMIAWAERTQSKVILGGTLTSQADGKSSTNALGNVHNEVRHDLKTADARQLEGMFRQMIQMLLAINGYQEVNPRRLPRFVFDTREAVDLPQFADAVGKLVAAGVESIPVSWVHKKAAIPQAQKDEPVLQPRQTLPLLPTPLSYGHSRHGLGVLSQTVEADGIDPAQITLDNAPPQSDTIGAAMSQLLTPMVAALKQGQSVDEAMNIIAQSYPLLDDSTLQTLLSQAIFVADVWGRLHADS, encoded by the coding sequence ATGTCAAAAATTGTGGATATACACGGTAACCCGTTACAACGTGAAGTTTTAAAAACATCACAAACCGTAAAATTAGCACGGATGAATCGCATTTATCCTGATCATCCCTCACGCGGACTCACTATCCGTAAGCTTCCGCGTATCTTACAAGCGGCTGAACGGGGTGACTTGAGTGCGCAGGCCTGCCTATTTGGGGATATGGTCGAGCGTGACGGCCATATCTTTGCCGAAATGGAAAAGCGCAAGAATGCGTTATTAACGTTGGATTGGTCGATTGAGCCGCCGAAAAATGCCACCAAAGCCGAGCTGGACATGACCGCGAACGTACAAGCCTGGTTTGATGCGATGCCCGAAATTGAAGACATTATCCTCAATGGGATGGAAGCAGTGGGGCATGGGTTTAGTTGCCAAGAATTGGAATGGGATCGCCTTGATAACACGTGGTTACCCAAAGCCTTGCACCTGCGTCCCCATTATTGGTTCCGCACCTTACCTGAGCAACGCGACGAAATTCGCCTCAACACCGATGAAATGAACGGCTCGGAGTTATGGCCGTTTGGTTGGCTGGTTCATCGCCACAATGCCCGCAGTGGGTTTATTGCCACCAGTGGATTATTCCGCGTTCTCGTCTGGCCGTATCTGTTTAAAAACTTTTCGTTGCGTGATTTTGCCGAATTCTTAGAGATTTATGGTTTGCCTGCACGAATTGCAAAGTACCCCGCAGGCACGTCCGATGAGGACAAGGATAAACTGTTAGATGCACTGGTTAACCTGGGGCACGATGCGGTTGCGACGGTTCAACAAGGGACAGAAATCAACTTTGAAAGTGCCGCAGGGGGTGGCTCTGACCCGTTCATGGAAATGATTGCCTGGGCTGAACGGACACAATCCAAAGTGATTTTAGGGGGGACGTTGACCTCACAGGCGGACGGGAAAAGCTCTACCAATGCCCTCGGTAATGTGCATAACGAAGTGCGTCACGATTTAAAAACTGCCGATGCACGCCAGCTTGAGGGCATGTTTAGGCAAATGATCCAGATGCTGTTAGCGATTAATGGTTATCAAGAGGTAAACCCGCGTCGTTTACCGCGTTTTGTGTTTGATACCCGTGAAGCCGTTGATTTACCGCAGTTTGCTGACGCGGTGGGTAAGTTGGTGGCCGCAGGTGTGGAGAGTATCCCTGTTTCTTGGGTGCATAAGAAAGCCGCTATTCCGCAAGCCCAAAAGGATGAACCTGTATTGCAGCCGCGCCAAACCCTGCCGTTGTTACCCACACCATTAAGCTATGGTCATTCACGTCACGGTTTGGGCGTGCTGAGTCAAACAGTAGAAGCAGACGGAATAGACCCTGCACAAATTACCCTCGATAATGCACCGCCGCAGTCTGACACGATTGGGGCGGCTATGAGCCAACTCTTAACGCCAATGGTCGCCGCACTCAAGCAAGGTCAAAGTGTGGATGAGGCCATGAATATTATTGCGCAAAGTTACCCGCTGTTGGATGACAGCACACTTCAAACGTTATTGAGCCAGGCTATCTTTGTGGCGGATGTATGGGGACGTCTCCATGCCGACAGCTAA
- a CDS encoding phage head morphogenesis protein codes for MPTAKQAVDLRYAMSLPPAEAIAYFESKGYAVGFHWYDIEAQAHAKAFTVAGVLKLDILHDIRQALNEALEKGETYADFERRLIPILEQKGWLGKGLVADMDTGELHGKRLTPRRLDTIFQTNLQSSYMAGRYKQQMATVEERPYWERVGIMDNRIRPSHAALNGFIARYDDPIWQTIYPPDGYRCRCRVRTRSAEDVERLGLMVQSSEGRLVDVEQEYGVPGETRTVTGFKNPKDGQVYTPDPGFGFNPGQVSYQPELDKYHPTAASQYITGSLTGADFRLGYQEAVQSPTPNPAQRYPIAARPQSSAPNTEAYYVDAPTIKALAQQDITQADYLFVQQIIESPQKMRSGEDGVQYYATQHEKRWWVVEVKDNQLQRVTTQTDF; via the coding sequence ATGCCGACAGCTAAACAAGCGGTAGATTTGCGCTATGCCATGAGCCTCCCCCCTGCGGAGGCGATTGCTTACTTTGAAAGTAAAGGCTATGCCGTTGGTTTCCATTGGTATGATATTGAAGCACAAGCCCACGCCAAAGCGTTTACCGTGGCGGGTGTACTCAAATTGGATATCTTGCACGATATTCGCCAAGCGTTAAACGAAGCCCTTGAAAAGGGGGAGACCTATGCCGACTTTGAACGACGCCTCATCCCCATTCTTGAACAAAAAGGCTGGCTCGGGAAAGGTTTGGTTGCGGATATGGATACGGGCGAGCTGCACGGCAAGCGTTTAACGCCACGTCGATTAGACACGATATTTCAAACCAATCTGCAATCGTCGTACATGGCAGGACGTTACAAGCAGCAAATGGCAACCGTCGAGGAGCGCCCTTATTGGGAGCGTGTGGGGATTATGGATAATCGTATTCGTCCTTCTCATGCGGCACTCAATGGGTTTATTGCCCGCTATGACGATCCGATTTGGCAAACCATTTACCCGCCCGATGGTTATCGCTGTCGCTGCCGTGTGCGCACGCGCAGTGCTGAAGATGTTGAGCGTTTGGGGTTGATGGTGCAATCCTCTGAGGGGCGCTTGGTAGACGTTGAACAAGAGTATGGCGTGCCAGGTGAAACCCGAACCGTCACAGGCTTTAAAAATCCGAAAGACGGTCAAGTGTATACGCCTGACCCTGGTTTTGGTTTTAATCCTGGACAAGTCAGCTATCAACCTGAATTAGATAAATATCATCCGACGGCAGCAAGCCAATACATCACAGGATCACTCACAGGCGCGGACTTTCGTTTAGGGTATCAAGAAGCAGTGCAATCCCCTACGCCAAACCCTGCGCAACGTTATCCCATTGCTGCACGTCCTCAATCTTCCGCACCCAATACAGAGGCATATTATGTTGATGCGCCCACCATTAAGGCACTCGCCCAACAGGATATCACGCAAGCCGATTACTTATTTGTGCAGCAAATTATTGAATCACCTCAAAAAATGCGGTCGGGTGAGGATGGGGTTCAATACTATGCAACGCAACACGAAAAGCGTTGGTGGGTCGTTGAAGTCAAAGATAATCAATTGCAGCGTGTCACCACGCAAACCGACTTTTGA
- a CDS encoding phage virion morphogenesis protein, producing MITVKIDTREYEAALQKLVEGIESRAPLMRKLAGMMADAVEENFAQEGRPAWLGWSPAYARRRAGGRILQDSGRLASSIGQYSDNDSAVVGTNVKYARIHQEGGEINIPARSQQAYYRQRKDGTVGNRFVRKSRSNFSQYHTLPAYKIKIPARPFLQLDEWDQYRMALTVEDYLSRLIE from the coding sequence ATGATCACCGTCAAAATTGATACACGCGAATACGAAGCCGCACTGCAAAAACTGGTCGAAGGTATCGAAAGTCGCGCGCCATTGATGCGCAAATTAGCCGGAATGATGGCGGATGCGGTAGAGGAAAACTTCGCACAAGAAGGTCGCCCCGCGTGGTTGGGTTGGAGTCCCGCTTATGCTCGCCGTCGAGCAGGCGGGAGAATATTGCAAGACAGTGGGCGATTGGCCAGCAGCATCGGTCAATACAGTGATAATGACAGTGCCGTCGTGGGCACCAATGTAAAGTATGCGCGTATCCACCAAGAAGGTGGTGAGATTAATATCCCTGCTCGTAGCCAGCAAGCCTATTATCGGCAGCGTAAAGACGGCACCGTGGGTAATCGTTTTGTCCGTAAGTCGCGCAGCAACTTCAGTCAATACCACACGTTACCCGCCTATAAAATCAAAATCCCAGCGCGACCTTTCTTGCAATTGGACGAGTGGGATCAATACCGTATGGCGTTAACGGTGGAAGATTATTTAAGCCGACTGATTGAGTAA